Proteins encoded within one genomic window of Arachis ipaensis cultivar K30076 chromosome B08, Araip1.1, whole genome shotgun sequence:
- the LOC107614065 gene encoding clp protease adapter protein ClpF, chloroplastic-like isoform X3 has protein sequence MVQIVTMSTLANCGKSMKYGFFSPSLMKPFKPFRRSQMASVNGRYCVWNHCVQSLFLVGYPCYVLRYRDFKAEAGWLFGRGEQGLDASSEHSESANEDILLFFFQLDLATRVQYALNMEEYDIAKQLRNKLTEVEAEVINQQLSKRGLSSKSEAQDKALSIITLRSNLQKAIENEDYALAAELRNEISKLEAESLAASAKALAYKNVQFAFRLGQKVRHKVFGYRAVIVGMDPVCCESTSWMENAQVKKLSRGSAQPFYQSQRIIL, from the exons ATGGTGCAAATTGTGACAATGAGCACTTTGGCAAATTGTGGAAAGAGCATGAAATATGGTTTTTTCTCCCCATCTTTGATGAAACCTTTTAAGCCATTTAGGAGATCCCAAATGGCCTCTGTCAATGGAAGATACTGTGTTTGGAATCATTGTGTTCAGAGTTTGTTCTTAGTTGGGTACCCTTGTTATGTGTTGAGGTATCGTGATTTTAAGGCCGAAGCTGGGTGGTTATTTGGAAGGGGTGAGCAAGGGTTGGATGCAAGTTCTGAGCACAGTGAGAGTGCTAATGAGGATATATTGTTGTTCTTCTTTCAGCTAGACTTAGCTACAAGAGTTCAG TATGCTTTAAACATGGAGGAATATGACATTGCGAAGCAGTTGAGGAACAAACTTACTGAG GTTGAAGCAGAGGTCATCAATCAACAACTGTCAAAAAGGGGACTCTCATCGAAAAGTGAAGCTCAAGATAAAGCTTTGAGTATTATAACTCTTCG TTCTAATCTCCAGAAAGCTATTGAGAATGAAGATTATGCCTTGGCTGCTGAATTACGCAATGAGATTTCGAAACTTGAGGCTGAGTCTCTAGCTGCGTCAGCTAAAGCTTTAGCATATAAAAATGTGCAATTTGCATTTCGGTTGGGGCAAAAAGTGAGGCATAAAGTTTTTG GCTATAGAGCTGTGATAGTTGGAATGGATCCAGTATGTTGTGAATCAACTTCATGGATGGAAAATGCCCAGGTTAAGAAGTTATCTCGTGGTTCGGCTCAACCATTTTATCAG
- the LOC107614065 gene encoding clp protease adapter protein ClpF, chloroplastic-like isoform X2 — MVQIVTMSTLANCGKSMKYGFFSPSLMKPFKPFRRSQMASVNGRYCVWNHCVQSLFLVGYPCYVLRYRDFKAEAGWLFGRGEQGLDASSEHSESANEDILLFFFQLDLATRVQYALNMEEYDIAKQLRNKLTEVEAEVINQQLSKRGLSSKSEAQDKALSIITLRSNLQKAIENEDYALAAELRNEISKLEAESLAASAKALAYKNVQFAFRLGQKVRHKVFGYRAVIVGMDPVCCESTSWMENAQVKKLSRGSAQPFYQVLVDVRADPNILVAYVPAD; from the exons ATGGTGCAAATTGTGACAATGAGCACTTTGGCAAATTGTGGAAAGAGCATGAAATATGGTTTTTTCTCCCCATCTTTGATGAAACCTTTTAAGCCATTTAGGAGATCCCAAATGGCCTCTGTCAATGGAAGATACTGTGTTTGGAATCATTGTGTTCAGAGTTTGTTCTTAGTTGGGTACCCTTGTTATGTGTTGAGGTATCGTGATTTTAAGGCCGAAGCTGGGTGGTTATTTGGAAGGGGTGAGCAAGGGTTGGATGCAAGTTCTGAGCACAGTGAGAGTGCTAATGAGGATATATTGTTGTTCTTCTTTCAGCTAGACTTAGCTACAAGAGTTCAG TATGCTTTAAACATGGAGGAATATGACATTGCGAAGCAGTTGAGGAACAAACTTACTGAG GTTGAAGCAGAGGTCATCAATCAACAACTGTCAAAAAGGGGACTCTCATCGAAAAGTGAAGCTCAAGATAAAGCTTTGAGTATTATAACTCTTCG TTCTAATCTCCAGAAAGCTATTGAGAATGAAGATTATGCCTTGGCTGCTGAATTACGCAATGAGATTTCGAAACTTGAGGCTGAGTCTCTAGCTGCGTCAGCTAAAGCTTTAGCATATAAAAATGTGCAATTTGCATTTCGGTTGGGGCAAAAAGTGAGGCATAAAGTTTTTG GCTATAGAGCTGTGATAGTTGGAATGGATCCAGTATGTTGTGAATCAACTTCATGGATGGAAAATGCCCAGGTTAAGAAGTTATCTCGTGGTTCGGCTCAACCATTTTATCAG
- the LOC107610947 gene encoding uncharacterized protein LOC107610947 — MEVVGSAMFSLAQKLKVCRHRLVQWQKTHKANSRKEIEDLQAKLEELRVAGINGEEEVTSLEEKLELAYLKEESYWREKSRVKIRRNRIWKLVGRDNEIALKPEDIAKVDEDYFYDIFTSSCSADPNPYLEDLEPKVTASINRRLQRPVTMDEVKRATFSVHAQSAPGDDGFTAKFFHFFWDIVGGDVFKAVRSFFRSGRILKSFNHTQICLIPKVPDANDMTQSAPNTSQSILELLEIYEGFSGQKANLNKSAIFFSHNTPQNTRLAFAQTLNIEHIGAQDKYLGLPSIVQKSKKATFGAIKDKVQKRIMGWKRSLLSSGGRHTQLRAVGEAIPIYTLSYFKLPDMLLTEIHSMLSQFWWGQKGAEQRIVWIKWDIMTRPKKDGGLGIKDLRAQNLALLGKQCWRLVKYSNSTLSRMLKAKYFRYTYFLYAEIGSVPS; from the exons ATGGAAGTTGTAGGCTCAGCTATGTTCTCCTTGGCCCAAAAGTTGAAAGTTTGTAGACATAGACTAGTTCAATGGCAGAAAACTCACAAAGCAAACTCCCGGAAAGAAATTGAGGACCTTCAAGCTAAACTAGAGGAGTTGCGGGTGGCTGGAATCAATGGGGAGGAGGAGGTTACCAGTTTGGAGGAGAAGTTGGAGCTGGCATATTTGAAAGAAGAAAGCTATTGGCGAGAAAAATCTAGAGTCAA GATACGAAGGAACAGAATTTGGAAATTAGTGGGGAGGGACAATGAGATTGCATTGAAACCGGAGGATATTGCAAAGGTAGATGAAGACTATTTTTACgatatttttacttcttcttgTTCGGCTGATCCGAATCCATACTTAGAGGATTTGGAGCCTAAGGTTACAGCTTCCATAAATCGTAGGCTCCAAAGGCCAGTAACTATGGACGAGGTCAAAAGAGCTACATTTAGTGTTCACGCTCAGAGTGCTCCTGGTGATGACGGGTTTACAGCtaagttttttcactttttctgggaTATAGTTGGAGGTGACGTTTTTAAGGCAGTGAGAAGTTTCTTTCGCAGTGGCAGAATTCTAAAAAGCTTCAACCATactcaaatttgtttgattccaaaggTGCCAGATGCCAATGACATGACTCAG AGCGCACCTAATACAAGCCAAAGTATTCTAGAATTGCTAGAGATCTATGAGGGTTTCAGTGGACAAAAAGCCAATTTGAATAAGTCGGCTATCTTTTTCAGTCACAACACACCTCAGAACACAAGACTAGCATTTGCTCAGAcactaaatattgaacatatcGGAGCACAAGACAAATACCTGGGACTGCCCTCTAtagttcaaaaatcaaagaaagcaacctTTGGAGCTATCAAGGATAAAGTTCAGAAGAGGATTATGGGTTGGAAAAGAAGTCTATTGTCATCAGGTGGCAGGCACACGCAATTGAGAGCGGTGGGGGAGgcgattcctatttatacactctcttatTTCAAGCTCCCGGACATGCTGTTGACTGAGATTCATAGCATGCTCTCGCAATTTTGGTGGGGTCAAAAAGGCGCAGAACAAAGAATAGTTTGGATTAAATGGGACATAATGACGAGACCGAAGAAAGATGGAGGGCTGGGGATTAAGGACCTAAGGGCGCAAAATTTGGCTTTATTGGGCAAACAATGTTGGCGTCTAGTAAAATACTCTAATTCTACTctatcaagaatgctcaaagctaaatatttcagatatacaTATTTCCTATATGCAGAGATAGGAAGCGTACCGTCGTGA